One Zingiber officinale cultivar Zhangliang chromosome 10B, Zo_v1.1, whole genome shotgun sequence genomic window, TTATCGGATCAGCAATAGTATTCAAAtctttgaataaaattttattctctTCCTTGAACATAGCAACATTGGTATTCAAAATATTTATGATTgtgtattatttttaaatattaaatattagtatgtttattaaattatttctaacaaaATTACAAAATACTAACTTTAATTTTCTTGTAACTAAaaacataatatcataaaaattAGTTATCATgtacaataaattttttaattttaatagtaattattatcgtaataaaaatatttaacaaattaatatgtatgttgataataaattataagatggaaaaataaaatattctaaagaatattcCTTTTATGTAGGAAATAGTGTGCATTCGTTAGAGTTGGAAAAAATTTTTAGTGCTCAAATGACACCAAATTGGTGTTGAAAGTGCACCAAAATAAGTTTTGTGGTTGGAGATGGTCTTAGACACCTAGCAAAATATTATGCACAATTGAGAATTGATCCTAAGATTTATTAGAGTAATTACTCAGCTAGATATTAATCGTGTCAATTCGTGAGAATAATTTATTatgtttcattatttttttaatattaaaagatAATTACGTTCATTTTAAACATCCTTTCTACTTtatgtgaaaaaaaaataaattatggaGTTTTATAATTAACTGTCAAATGCGTCAACCTtaaattaatatctattctattataataaatatattattcTTGAATTAACTAAGCACTGTGGACAATTAATTGAAGGAGAGGTCTTGTGACCTTAAGGTCTCGTCTAGGTTGTAAATGGGCCGAGTCAAGCTCGAATTTGGGTTGACTCGAGCTCGAGTTCGAGAAAATTAAAGAGATTTGGCTTGCTGAGATTTGAATCCTCAATATTATGAAACACTTTAGTCATAAATACCTCCtcaacttattatttaattttaaaataataattattttaaatattaaaatattaaattactcTGACAAACCTTTAAACCAATATTAAATTGGCTGCTATTAAACAAGCAGACTCGAACTCAGTCAACTCTGGACTCAAGTCAAATTTTGACCGAGCCATTCGCGAGCTGCttaattcatttacaaccctaatcCCGTCGATTTCTATTCTAGGTGAGGGACAATCGGGCATTGGAGAAATTTGGAGTTGGATCTGGAACCGAACCCGGTATGAACCCGAAACCCATTATCTTCTCTAACCCTAGCCCTAGCCCTAgctaccgccgccgccgccgcgagAGCTGGGAGATGATGACCGCGTCGCTAGAAGCCTCTCCTCAGCGTAGACTCCTTCCGTTGCCGCCAGGTTACGAACTCTCGTGGTGGATTAGAAGGGAGATCCTCTTTGTTGCGCCATCTTCTGCGTCTCTCGAGCAAGAACACCAGTGCCGGCGACAACAATCCTTCCCGTCCCGCAACCGTCATTTGGTCCTTCCCCTTCCCACGGTTATCCTCTTGGCTCGGACAAGCTCCGTTCGTCCAGGTGCTCAGGCCCGAAGAAGCAAATAAGCTTAGCACCTTGGTTTGTTACAAATATGTTTAAGCACTTTGTTTTATGGTGGTTTGCTAATGTCAACGActctaatttttctttgtatgcttcTCATTTTGTAGGGAGAATGTTTTACCTCAGCCTAATCGAGCATAACTTGCATTTGCCTCCTCACTTGCTTAACCGTCCGCTTGTTGATGCAATCAAGGATGAACTTGAGAGGCTGTACTTAGACAAGGTGCAGTTCATCTATACCTAATAGTTTTATTGATTCCGACACACATCAATTTGATGGTCAGGTTGCCATATGCCAGGTTATCACAAATTTGGGTCTCTGCATCTCTGTCTACGACATTCGGTCATTGGAAGGTGGTTTTATCTACCCTGGAGAAGGTTCCTCCACGTATAAGGTTTTCACATTGTCTTACTTTTCAGTTCCTAcactattttctttttttaaagattttcttATTGATATAAAACATATCTATTGTCAAACTGGTGCAAGCATTTAGGCCACAGTTTGTGGAATCAATAAATTGTATTTTCGGATCATGGATCTAGATCGAATTGATCTTGCTTGATTAGAGGTTTGTCAAGAAATTGGATGGATCACTAAGGGTTGTAATAACATGGTTGAGAATGATTGAAACTTTCCCTCATTGTTTTGAGTGTTTTACGCTTTAGGTATCAATTTTATGCTGTTACTTATGTTTATGATTTGTATTACATTGTCAAATTGTATAAATTATcaatatgttatatgttatgtgttGAAAGGTCACATGCATCTTCTTATCTGGAATTATGGATTGAATAGGTTTATAAATATACTTTGTTCTATATATTAAGCATTTTTATCAATATA contains:
- the LOC122030308 gene encoding DNA-directed RNA polymerase III subunit RPC8-like isoform X1 yields the protein MNPKPIIFSNPSPSPSYRRRRRESWEMMTASLEASPQRRLLPLPPGYELSWWIRREILFVAPSSASLEQEHQCRRQQSFPSRNRHLVLPLPTVILLARTSSVRPGRMFYLSLIEHNLHLPPHLLNRPLVDAIKDELERLYLDKVITNLGLCISVYDIRSLEGGFIYPGEGSSTYKVVFRLLIFRPFIGEVICAKLKASDATGLHLTLGFFSDIHVPVHLLPKESEMGEDGIWVWKHEFGDLAMDLDEEVNVRVTKINYPSIPVEQDANAQPFAPMQIIGEIYGDGLGLISWWAD